GGTCTGCTGTTTTCCAATTCCCCGCATTAATTAATTGTTTTGCCCCAATTTCTTCCCGCAAGAAACGCTTTATTTCTGTATTAAAATCATACATTTTTTCAGTCAAGAATTCTGTCTGATCATCCATTCGTTTCGTTTTTCTACTCCAGAATTTTTGTTCTTTAGTTAACTCCCATAGTTTATAAAAGCCGACTAATTTTTTATCAAAATTATCTTCTTTAATTGATACTCCTCCCCAAGCTTCTGACGCTTTTTCTAAGCTTCCGTATTTTTTGATTAACCAATCACTAAATTGATGTTTTAAAATCTCTAAATCTCGACCCTTAAGCTGATCAAATGTCCAAAATAATAAAGAGTCTTCATTTTGTAGTTGAATAATTGCGATCGCTGGATCATCTTTTAGGGCAATTCCCGTATAAGGATTTACAGGTTCCAATAAATTTTTTAACCAATTTTTATAGGCTTTTTGTAATTCTGGATCAAAGAATAATAAAGCATGAAAGGTTTTACTATCACGGGGAATTGTCCAATTTTTTTGAGGTTTAAGCGCATTAGGATAATAAGGAGAGATAGTTAAATAAATCCCTTCTTTTTTCATTGCTGCTACATATTCCCACAGTTGCTGACGGGCATTTTTATCTATTTCTTGTAAAGGTAAATTTTTATTTTTGCCGACACTTTGACCATGCCAACGTACCATATTAACTCCCCGTTTTGCTAAAAATTTAGCATTATCTTGTAAAGCATCATATCCTTTTCGCCAAACATCGGAATTAACTGCCCAAAATCTAATGGACTTTCCATCACCTTTTACAAAGTCTTTCTCATCAGAAGATAGACGAATAAATCCTGATTCTCCAGCGATTTTTTCATTGAGATATCGTAAGTCTAATAAGGCGTTTTTATCGTAGTTATCTCTTCCTGCTTCAAAGGGCCAAGTTTCTTTCTCTCTATTATTATTGGCGGCTGCTTGTGTAATGATGTCTTCCTGAGAAGATGCCTGATTTTTTAAGGCACATGACATAGTAATAAAGGATAATAATAAGCTCAAAACCAAGGGAAAGGTTAGGTTATTTAAGTTGGGCTTTGTCATAGTTTATTCCACAAATTACAGTAATTTTTACTTAAAAATCGAGATTTTCGTCACTTTCTGGGATGGCTTCCTCTCTGTTGATTTTAGGTCTCTTTTTAGAGGAAGAGTTTTGATGATCGCTGGTGTTTTTTATCGGTTTATCCTCTGTTTCTTGCGGATTTATTTCTTGTTTATTAAGGCTTTGATTTTCTTCAATTTCTTGTGGTTCAAATGGCTGAGATGATTGACTATCTTCTTCTAACAATAAAGGTAATTTTTCTGGTAATTCTAATTCTTCTCCTAATATTTCTTCTCTATCTTCTATAAACTTAATTAGGTTGACTTCTTCAATCTCATGCTTTTTCGGTTGTTGAACTTCCTGAGATAATTGACTATCTTGTTCTAAGAATAAAGGTAATTGTTCTGGTAATTCTAATTCCTCTTCTAACCTTTGTTTATCATCTTTTGTTGTCATTTCTGTCTGTTCTATTTTTTGAGATAAGTTCTGATCAGAAATGCTTTGATTAGAAGTATCCTCAGAAACATTGACTTGTTCATTTTCCAAATCATTGATAATATTAACAATCTCTCCTTCAAAAAATTTAGCTACCTTGTCCACTGCTTTTTTAAGTTGATCTTCAGAAGGCTCAACTAAATCAGAAATTTCTGGAATAATAGGCTCCTGAATCTGCTCCTCAACTTTATTCAAGAGAGGAATTTCTTCTTTTTTTTTAGTAAAAGTTTCTGATTCATTCTGAGTCAATATATGATTATTTTCATTCAATGATTGACCATTATTATTACTATTATGATTAATGATATTAGGAGAAACCGATGAAGATTTAGACTCAGAATAATCAGCAATATAGCCGGAATTTACTTTAAAATTAACCTTAACTTTATGTCCACAAACTAACTCAAATGCAGCTTCAATTTGAGGCAATTGGTTTTGGGCAGCTTTCAGTAAACCTTGAGTTTTAATGTTGATAGTTGCCACAGTTCCTTGATAACTAATTAAGTGACCATGCTCTTTAATTAATGCTGATGAAAGACGAGGAAGTTTAGATAATATCAATTGCCAGAGTTGAACTAGATCAACGTTTTGGGAATCAATTCCATTAAATTCGGTATTAGTCGGAGAAGAATTATCCTGATGATTAATAACTTCAGGTGGGTTTATCTCCGGTTTAACTTCCGTCTTTTCAGAGGGCAAAGAACTAGGTTTAGGTAGGATTGTTTCTTGAGAAGAATGATTAGGTTTTGGAGTAGGATTAAGAGGTATTTTTTGAGGAATAGAAACCGTTTCAATAATCGTTTGAGGACGACAGACAGAAGGCAGTAAACCTAATAGGGTAACTTCTAACCATAAACGGGGTTGAGTGGTATTTTTTAGCTGAAATTCACTGTCTTTTAGCTTTTGTTGACCCATTAAAATTGTTTCAATTTCCCACTCTTGTGCTTCTTGACATAAATCTTGCCAAGTTGTTGCCGTAACTGCGACTAAATCAGCCCGATTTGCAGCCGTTTTCGCAATTAATAGATTAAGATAAAAACTAGCTAAATTTTGCAAAACGACTAAGGGTTCTCGCCCTCGGTTCATCAATTGGCGACAAGATTCTATGACGGTTTCTGATTGATTAGAATGAATCGCTTGTAATAATAATAATAAGTCTCTCTCCGGGACTGCTCCCACTAAATCCCAAACTTTTTCAGGGGTAACAGTTCCTGATGATAAGCTTAATTGATCTAATAAACTTTCTGCATCTCTTAAGCCACCATTGGAAATTTGGGCCACTAAAGTTAAGGCTTCTTTCTCAATTTCAATCGTTTCTTTTTGAGCAATTTCTGTTAAATGTTTAACCATTGCTTCTAAGGGAATGCGACGATAGTCGAAGCGTTGACAACGGGAAATAATGGTCGGTAAAACTCGCTGAGGATCAGTTGTCGCTAGCACAAAAATAACCCGATCTGGGGGTTCCTCTAAGGTCTTTAATAAGGCGTTAAAGGCTGCCACACTCAGCATATGGCATTCATCTATCACATACACTTTATAACGGCACTGTACCGGGGCAAATTGGGCCCGTTCGATGATTTCTCGAATGTTATCAACCCCAGTGTTACTTGCTGCGTCAATTTCAATTACATCTAACGCGGAACCCCTGGCGATCGCCCGACAAACCTCACAGTTGCCACAAGGAGTCGCGGTGGGATATTCAACCGCTAGACAATTAAGGGATTTGGCTAAAATCCGCGCACTAGAGGTTTTTCCCGTTCCCCTTGGCCCCGTAAATAAATAGGCGGGAGCAATGCGTCTGGTGGCGATCGCATTGGTTAAGGTGGTGGCGATCGCTTCTTGCCCCACTAAGTCGGCAAAAATTTGGGGGCGATATTTATGATGGAGGGGTTCATAGGAAGACATTAGAAGGCTAGTGTACGGTTATCGGTTAAAACGCTGAGATAATCATTGTATCCCACATTCAAAAATTGATAACAATAGATAAGTTGTTGGTGGGCATTGCCCACCCTAGATTAAGCATTAATGCTAAAGATAATTTCAGCTATTTAGACATTTCTAACATTCTTTGAATAGGACGTAAGGCCGCTACTCGAATTGATTCATCCATAATAATTTCTGGCTGCTTAAACTTCATAGCTAAATACAATTTTTCTAGGGTATTGAGACGCATATAAGGGCATTCATTACAAGCACAATTATTCATGGCTGGTGCAGGAATAAACATCTTATTAGGGTTGTATTTTTGCATCTGATGAATAATCCCCGGTTCAGTCGCAACAATAAATATTTGATGGGAACTCTGATGGGAATAGTTGAGTAAAGCCGTGGTGGAACCAATATAATCAGCATGGTGTAAAACCGAGGGTTCACACTCAGGATGAGCCAAAATTTCGGCTTCGGGATGCTCAATTTTTAATTGTACAATCTTCTTCTCTGAAAAGGTTTCATGAACGATACAACTGCCTTGCCATAAAATCAGATCTCGTCCTGTTTGTTCCATTACATATCGTCCTAAATTGCGATCTGGTGCAAAAATAATCGGACGATCTTTTGGTAGTTGATTAACAATTTTTACGGCATTAGAACTCGTACAAATAACATCACTCATGGCCTTGATTTCTGCTGTACAATTAATGTACGAAACCACCAAAGCATCGGGATATTGTGCCTTAAATTTGGCAAATTCTGCCGGAGGACAACTCTCAGCTAAGGAACATCCCGCGTCTAAATCTGGTAATAAAACTAATTTATCAGGATTCAAAATTTTGGCGGTTTCTGCCATAAAATGAACTCCCGCAAAGACGATTACTTCTGCTTGCGTCGTGGCAGCTTGCTGAGAAAGACCGAGAGAATCTCCAATAAAATCAGCAATATCTTGAATATCAGGATCTTGATAGTAATGAGCCAAAATAATCGCTTTTAAATCTCTTTTAAGCTCATTAATTGCTGAAAATAAATCATTAGGTAGCAAATTAAGGGCAGATGTTGACGGGGGTTTTATAGTAGTGAACACGGTAGGGTACAATTCCTCCCAGAATTATAGTTGATCTTACCAAAACTATTATAACAAAAAGCAGATTATAGCATGATTTATTCAACTTTAAATTAGAAATGGCTCCTTATTCCAAAAAGGTTTTAACAGTTCCATTGGGACTCAAAACAAGGCGAATGGTTTGATTGCCAGGAACATCGAGACTAGAGACAAAAGCCGTTCCAGGGGCAGGAATACCTGTCTGGGGAGTATAAAGAGCCGCAGCCTTACCCAAAGGAATAGTCTGTTTAAGAGAGCCATCGGGTTGCACAATTAAGCGATATTCCAGGGTTTGGGCCAACTTCTTCGGAGGTTGCCATCGCGCTTGTACATATTGCCTCGCTTCTGCCACTTGCGGAATGGCATCCAGTAGGGTCATGTTAGGGCTAGGTTTCACCGCAACGGATGTTTCCTGTGATTGTAATTCGTTAGGAATAGTGACAGTATCCCTTGGCGATCGCTGATTAGGGACTCTCGCTTGTAAGGTTGGGGGTGGGGGAAGAGTCGGCTGTCTCATCAATTGTGCCACTGCATCAGGGGGTAAGGCGGGCATAACGATGGGGGTTTCGCCATTGGGCAGTAGATGCACCGGAACCTCATAATTGGCTCCATTGGGAACAGAATTAGCCGTATTGGGTTTGGGGGGAGCGGGAGGAGCAATGGGAGGCGGGGGTAAGACGCGCAGTGGAGGGGCTTGAATCGCAATGTTAGGATTACGGAGAGGCACGGTTCCTTGACCAATTTGAGAAGGGGGAGGCAAAGGATCACGATTAGCTAAATTAGGGTCTAAGGAAGGCTGAGAGATAGATTTATTCGGTGCTGGGGGAACAGGGGGTAAAACATCAAGAAAAGAACGGCGATTTGCTTGATCATTAGAATTTTCCTTCTCCGATGACTCTGAGGAAGTCATTTGTCTCACCCATTGCACCCCGACGGTAGGAATTAAGACGGCAAGTAACGCCGCTATTGTCGCCGCACTCCACACCCAAAAGGTTTTACGAGGGGAGTTGGTTTCAGGAGAGACGAGGGAAATAATAGTATCGCTGTATTCCTCTAAGGCATTGAGGAGATCAAACAGTTGAGAGGCACTAAGATTAATGGTGGGATGAGTGGCTTGGTTGGCCAAAGAACCTAAGTTAAGCTTGTGGGTGAGTAATCCGGTAGGGGAAAGGGCGGGCATTTCCTCCGACAACAAAGATGGGTTAGGTTGTTCCTCAAAACAGCTTTGTGGCGAGTTTGAGGGTTGCTCAGGGGCCATCAGACAACGGGAAGTTTGG
Above is a genomic segment from Crocosphaera sp. UHCC 0190 containing:
- the nadA gene encoding quinolinate synthase NadA, yielding MFTTIKPPSTSALNLLPNDLFSAINELKRDLKAIILAHYYQDPDIQDIADFIGDSLGLSQQAATTQAEVIVFAGVHFMAETAKILNPDKLVLLPDLDAGCSLAESCPPAEFAKFKAQYPDALVVSYINCTAEIKAMSDVICTSSNAVKIVNQLPKDRPIIFAPDRNLGRYVMEQTGRDLILWQGSCIVHETFSEKKIVQLKIEHPEAEILAHPECEPSVLHHADYIGSTTALLNYSHQSSHQIFIVATEPGIIHQMQKYNPNKMFIPAPAMNNCACNECPYMRLNTLEKLYLAMKFKQPEIIMDESIRVAALRPIQRMLEMSK
- a CDS encoding DNA polymerase III subunit gamma/tau, which gives rise to MSSYEPLHHKYRPQIFADLVGQEAIATTLTNAIATRRIAPAYLFTGPRGTGKTSSARILAKSLNCLAVEYPTATPCGNCEVCRAIARGSALDVIEIDAASNTGVDNIREIIERAQFAPVQCRYKVYVIDECHMLSVAAFNALLKTLEEPPDRVIFVLATTDPQRVLPTIISRCQRFDYRRIPLEAMVKHLTEIAQKETIEIEKEALTLVAQISNGGLRDAESLLDQLSLSSGTVTPEKVWDLVGAVPERDLLLLLQAIHSNQSETVIESCRQLMNRGREPLVVLQNLASFYLNLLIAKTAANRADLVAVTATTWQDLCQEAQEWEIETILMGQQKLKDSEFQLKNTTQPRLWLEVTLLGLLPSVCRPQTIIETVSIPQKIPLNPTPKPNHSSQETILPKPSSLPSEKTEVKPEINPPEVINHQDNSSPTNTEFNGIDSQNVDLVQLWQLILSKLPRLSSALIKEHGHLISYQGTVATINIKTQGLLKAAQNQLPQIEAAFELVCGHKVKVNFKVNSGYIADYSESKSSSVSPNIINHNSNNNGQSLNENNHILTQNESETFTKKKEEIPLLNKVEEQIQEPIIPEISDLVEPSEDQLKKAVDKVAKFFEGEIVNIINDLENEQVNVSEDTSNQSISDQNLSQKIEQTEMTTKDDKQRLEEELELPEQLPLFLEQDSQLSQEVQQPKKHEIEEVNLIKFIEDREEILGEELELPEKLPLLLEEDSQSSQPFEPQEIEENQSLNKQEINPQETEDKPIKNTSDHQNSSSKKRPKINREEAIPESDENLDF
- a CDS encoding DUF4335 domain-containing protein, yielding MMLFDNAPIRLYTPPTCTLKLWDKRPLLSRWHENNILDNLEFELHFDDPRLLEEQQVTIKGDRSQLELLYDVVASYVQNFLSQTSRCLMAPEQPSNSPQSCFEEQPNPSLLSEEMPALSPTGLLTHKLNLGSLANQATHPTINLSASQLFDLLNALEEYSDTIISLVSPETNSPRKTFWVWSAATIAALLAVLIPTVGVQWVRQMTSSESSEKENSNDQANRRSFLDVLPPVPPAPNKSISQPSLDPNLANRDPLPPPSQIGQGTVPLRNPNIAIQAPPLRVLPPPPIAPPAPPKPNTANSVPNGANYEVPVHLLPNGETPIVMPALPPDAVAQLMRQPTLPPPPTLQARVPNQRSPRDTVTIPNELQSQETSVAVKPSPNMTLLDAIPQVAEARQYVQARWQPPKKLAQTLEYRLIVQPDGSLKQTIPLGKAAALYTPQTGIPAPGTAFVSSLDVPGNQTIRLVLSPNGTVKTFLE